The Montipora foliosa isolate CH-2021 chromosome 14, ASM3666993v2, whole genome shotgun sequence genome window below encodes:
- the LOC137984770 gene encoding 26S proteasome non-ATPase regulatory subunit 7-like, with protein MPGPEEPITKVVVHPIVLLSVVDHFYRMGKVGNQKRVVGVLLGSRRKGVLDVANSFAVPFDEDDKDPSVWFLDHDYLENMYGMFKKVNARERIVGWYHTGPKLHHNDVKVNELIRRYCTNSVLVIIDAKPKDLGLPTDAYVAVEEVHDDGTPTTKTFEHIASEIGAEEAEEVGVEHLLRDIKNLTAGTLSQRITNQLLSLKGLNSRLQDIRDYLDKVATGKLPVNHTIIYQLQDVFNLLPNLNLEEFVKSLSVKSNDQMLVVYVASLVRAVIALHNLINNKVANRDAERDEASKKEEKSKEKDKEKEKDKDTKDKNVQDKDKDAKKS; from the exons ATGCCTGGACCAGAGGAACCGATCACCAAAGTTGTTGTTCATCCGATCGTTCTTCTAAGCGTTGTGGACCACTTTTATAGAATGGGCAAAGTTGGAAACCAGAAGAGAGTTGTTGGAGTCTTGCTGGGTTCAAGACGAAAAGGTGTTCTTGATGTTGCAAACAGTTTTGCTG TTCCATTTGATGAAGATGACAAGGATCCAAGTGTTTGGTTTTTGGATCACGATTATCTAGAAAACATGTATGGAATGTTCAAGAAAGTGAATG CTAGAGAACGAATTGTAGGTTGGTACCACACTGGTCCAAAACTACATCATAATGATGTTAAAGTGAATGAGCTAATAAGGAGATATTGTACAAACTCG GTTCTTGTTATTATCGATGCGAAGCCTAAAGATCTTGGTTTACCAACAGATGCTTATGTGGCTGTTGAAGAAGTACATGAT GATGGAACTCCAACAACAAAAACCTTTGAACACATCGCTAGTGAGATTGGTGCTGAAGAAGCAGAAGAGGTTGGAGTTGAGCACTTACTCAG GGACATAAAGAACCTTACAGCCGGAACTCTTTCTCAACGCATAACAAACCAACTTCTGTCTCTTAAAGGCTTAAATTCACGCCTCCAGGATATCAGAGATTATCTTGACAAAGTAGCTACTGGCAAGCTTCCTGTTAACCACACAATAATTTACCAGCTACAAGATGTGTTCAATTTGTTACCAAATTTGAATCTGGAGGAATTTGTCAAGTCGTTGTCTGTTAAAAGCAATGACCAGATGTTAGTTGTTTATGTGGCATCTCTTGTGCGAGCTGTGATCGCGCTTCATAACCTTATTAATAATAAGGTAGCTAACAGAGATGCTGAAAGAGATGAAGCAAGCAAAAAGGAGGAAAAGagcaaagaaaaagacaaggaaaaggaaaaagacaaagACACTAAAGATAAGAACGTCCAGGACAAAGATAAAGATGCTAAGAAATCCTGA
- the LOC137984769 gene encoding apolipoprotein L3-like — translation MAKKGSAPSTMTKDDNRDDVAATKDSLIVNQITERFEELRRLRMELIYAFVQWIPIRRRTLEQLEELATKLHEHHRNVNITTITGASMGTVGGILSVAGLIAAPFTFGAGIIVSLVGAGIGGAGGLVMSGSKVVEMILEKLGLKDVQVAIEEDHTACVELQQQLDSLEDFISQLAEFLKPLHDDALLLRELEGNGFQFLRARIFSNVIGSSTEERVDIGAKFFRAVTAAATLTTSAVATAGAVARTAAFAGTRVAHVAGSVISAALIPLDVTLLVRSSLELHRGSTSSAVEDIRQRLSDLKCPDKEEIQGLVESFIDEKFTEAYNKMNDETNKENGVGDV, via the exons ATGGCAAAAAAAG GAAGTGCTCCGTCAACAATGACAAAAGATGATAATAGAGACGATGTAGCAGCAACTAAGGATTCGCTTATTGTCAACCAAATCACAGAGCGGTTTGAAGAGTTACGCAGACTGAGAATGGAATTAATTTACGCCTTTGTTCAGTGGATACCGATCAGGCGGCGTACTTTAGAGCAGTTAGAAGAGCTGGCGACAAAACTACACGAACATCACAGGAATGTGAACATAACAACCATTACAGGAGCATCCATGGGCACTGTAGGAGGTATTCTGTCTGTGGCGGGTCTCATTGCTGCACCTTTCACATTTGGTGCCGGGATCATTGTGTCTCTTGTGGGAGCTGGGATTGGTGGTGCAGGAGGACTGGTTATGTCAGGCTCCAAAGTTGTTGAGATGATCTTGGAAAAGTTAGGTCTCAAAGATGTTCAGGTGGCAATTGAGGAGGATCACACAGCTTGCGTTGAACTTCAACAGCAGTTAGACTCCCTGGAAGATTTCATCTCTCAGTTAGCAGAGTTCCTTAAGCCGTTACATGACGACGCGTTGCTACTCAGGGAATTGGAAGGAAATGGGTTCCAGTTCTTGCGCGCCCGAATATTTTCTAACGTCATCGGTTCATCAACGGAAGAGAGAGTGGACATTGGTGCTAAGTTCTTCCGAGCGGTCACGGCCGCCGCCACATTGACAACGTCAGCTGTCGCAACTGCAGGCGCCGTGGCACGTACCGCGGCTTTTGCAGGTACGCGCGTGGCGCACGTCGCTGGCTCTGTCATAAGCGCAGCACTCATCCCTTTAGATGTTACTCTGTTAGTGAGATCATCTTTGGAACTCCATCGTGGATCCACATCCTCGGCTGTGGAGGACATTAGACAGAGATTGAGTGATCTGAAATGTCCAGATAAGGAAGAAATTCAAGGTTTGGTAGAAAGTTTCATCGATGAGAAATTTACTGAGGCGTATAACAAGATGAATgacgaaacaaacaaagaaaatggtGTTGGTGATGTTTAG